The following are encoded together in the Adhaeribacter arboris genome:
- a CDS encoding nucleotidyltransferase family protein — translation MNNAPTLVVLAAGMGSRYGGLKQLDTFGPNGETIMDYSVYDAIRAGFKKIIFVIRRNLEEEFKEAILAKLPRSLAVELAFQDIHQVPGEIAVPSNRKKPWGTGHAVWTVAPQVQEPFAVINADDFYGAEAYEQMVNFLKNTNVSGSLPAWCLSGYALVNTLSKNGTVSRGLCEVNEENKLLSVRELKEVQSTEHEIVANLPEGKKMILTGQETISMNFWGFTPAIFPILDEYLIQFLQKAATSEKEEFYLSEAINRMLMEKRATVQVLTSSEQWMGVTYPEDKMEVKQQLTQLITQGRYPQQLWAASVN, via the coding sequence ATGAATAACGCGCCTACTTTAGTTGTATTAGCCGCCGGCATGGGTAGCCGCTACGGCGGCCTGAAGCAGCTGGATACTTTTGGCCCCAACGGGGAGACGATTATGGATTACTCGGTATACGATGCTATACGGGCGGGTTTTAAAAAAATTATTTTTGTTATCCGGCGAAATCTGGAAGAAGAATTTAAAGAAGCTATTCTTGCTAAACTGCCGCGCAGCCTTGCCGTGGAATTAGCCTTTCAGGACATCCATCAGGTGCCGGGAGAAATTGCAGTACCCTCCAACCGGAAGAAGCCCTGGGGAACCGGCCACGCCGTCTGGACGGTAGCACCCCAAGTTCAAGAGCCTTTTGCCGTTATTAATGCCGACGATTTTTATGGCGCCGAGGCCTATGAGCAAATGGTAAATTTCTTAAAAAATACAAATGTATCCGGTAGTTTGCCGGCCTGGTGCTTATCAGGGTATGCTTTGGTGAATACTCTTTCGAAAAACGGCACGGTATCCCGGGGATTGTGCGAAGTAAATGAAGAAAATAAATTGCTTTCGGTACGAGAATTAAAAGAAGTTCAAAGCACCGAGCATGAAATTGTGGCCAATTTGCCCGAAGGAAAAAAAATGATTTTAACCGGTCAGGAAACTATTTCCATGAATTTTTGGGGATTCACTCCGGCTATTTTCCCTATTTTAGACGAATATCTAATTCAATTTTTACAGAAGGCGGCTACTTCCGAAAAAGAAGAATTTTACTTATCCGAAGCCATTAACCGGATGCTAATGGAAAAACGAGCAACCGTTCAGGTGCTTACTTCCAGCGAACAATGGATGGGCGTTACCTACCCGGAAGACAAAATGGAAGTGAAGCAACAGCTCACCCAGCTAATTACCCAGGGCCGTTATCCGCAGCAACTTTGGGCTGCTTCTGTTAACTGA
- a CDS encoding carbohydrate-binding family 9-like protein, whose protein sequence is MANLAIDKLPASSSQPALHVPFLPLEAKITNINAVSQTLDRLPRQVMAVQPWPAFTYQPEVKFTVAHNFTGVFLKYYVTEEFVRISHFNPNDLVYQDSCVEFFISFGKDLNYYNLEFNALGVCRAGYGPDRENRILLEPTQLNCIQTNTTLSRLDTTNKQNFHWQLTVVIPVSIFRHHRIASLNGMKAKGNFYKCGDDLPQPHFLSWNYIQAPHPNFHLPAYFGDIFFE, encoded by the coding sequence ATGGCCAATTTAGCTATCGATAAATTACCAGCAAGTTCATCCCAACCGGCTTTGCACGTGCCCTTTTTGCCACTAGAGGCAAAAATAACCAATATAAATGCGGTTTCTCAGACCTTAGATAGGTTACCCCGGCAAGTCATGGCGGTTCAGCCTTGGCCGGCATTTACTTATCAGCCTGAAGTAAAATTTACGGTTGCGCATAATTTTACCGGAGTTTTTTTAAAATACTACGTTACCGAAGAATTTGTCCGGATTAGTCATTTTAATCCAAACGACCTGGTTTACCAGGATTCTTGCGTCGAGTTTTTTATTTCCTTCGGGAAAGATTTAAACTATTATAATTTAGAATTTAATGCTTTAGGAGTTTGCCGGGCGGGTTACGGACCAGATCGGGAAAATAGAATTTTATTAGAACCAACACAATTAAATTGTATTCAAACCAATACCACTCTGAGCCGCTTAGATACTACTAACAAGCAAAATTTTCATTGGCAGTTAACAGTAGTCATACCAGTATCCATTTTTAGGCACCACCGTATTGCTTCGCTTAATGGAATGAAAGCTAAAGGAAATTTCTACAAATGCGGGGATGACTTACCCCAGCCGCATTTTTTAAGCTGGAACTATATACAGGCACCCCATCCTAATTTTCATTTACCCGCTTACTTTGGCGATATCTTTTTTGAATAG
- a CDS encoding L-fucose dehydrogenase, whose protein sequence is MNLKLDGKIILVTGGAKGIGAGISRALAAEGALPVIVGRNEQDNLAMVQEIVDAGGQADQIVAELINPDSSRTAVEMALARHHRLDGLINNAGVNDGVGLENGDYDRFMLSLHRNVVHYYLMAHYALPALKESKGSIVNIGSKTAETGQGGTSAYAAANGARNALTREWAVELLPYGIRVNALIVAEAWTPLYQEWIKTFPNPEEKLTNITAKIPLENRMTTCDEIANMVVFLLSPKSSHTTGQLIHVDGGYVHLDRAL, encoded by the coding sequence ATGAATCTGAAATTAGACGGAAAAATAATATTAGTAACGGGCGGAGCCAAAGGTATTGGAGCGGGCATTTCGCGAGCTTTAGCGGCGGAGGGAGCATTGCCCGTTATTGTGGGCCGTAACGAACAAGATAACTTGGCCATGGTTCAGGAAATTGTGGACGCTGGCGGCCAAGCCGACCAAATAGTTGCCGAATTAATTAACCCAGACTCAAGCCGAACGGCAGTAGAAATGGCTTTAGCCCGTCACCACCGCTTAGATGGTTTGATAAATAACGCCGGTGTAAACGATGGAGTAGGTCTGGAAAATGGAGATTACGATCGCTTCATGCTGTCGCTGCACCGCAACGTGGTTCATTATTATTTGATGGCTCATTATGCCTTACCCGCGTTAAAAGAAAGCAAAGGCTCCATTGTAAATATTGGTTCCAAAACGGCCGAAACAGGACAAGGAGGCACTTCGGCTTACGCCGCGGCCAATGGCGCCCGTAATGCCTTAACCCGCGAGTGGGCCGTAGAATTGCTGCCCTACGGCATCCGGGTGAATGCCTTGATTGTAGCCGAAGCTTGGACGCCTTTGTACCAGGAATGGATTAAAACCTTTCCGAACCCGGAAGAAAAACTTACAAATATCACCGCTAAAATTCCACTGGAAAATCGTATGACTACTTGCGATGAAATTGCCAACATGGTTGTATTCTTACTATCTCCCAAATCCAGCCATACTACCGGCCAACTCATTCACGTCGATGGCGGCTACGTACACCTGGACCGAGCACTTTAG
- a CDS encoding AI-2E family transporter has product MDSISLNRFNALLLFFILLVVALYFGRLFLVPFTFGTLLAMLLVPVCRWLEKHHINRVPAVFISLFLVLLFIIGLFAIISAQIVNFSNELPQMQQRLGETLNTLQKWVEQQLGVEPQKQIQLLKKAASNLFKSANSQATALVSGVVGGFTNFAIVVIYVFFLLWKREKYESFVLQLTEKEHHSQVKDTLYEITKVASEYLGGRLLSMAMLAVIYVVGFSIIGLKNAVLLGLIAVIPTIIPYVGPLIGAFFPLVMALTSGDTGAFVPVVLVLVAAQAMDNYFIEPFVLGSNLSLSPFMTIVSIVIGELIWGVAGMILFIPLFAIIKIVCDHIPVLQPYGFLLGEDDDGKPAWIDKIKKLLKKK; this is encoded by the coding sequence ATGGATAGTATTTCTTTAAACCGGTTCAACGCCTTGTTATTGTTCTTTATATTATTAGTAGTAGCCTTGTATTTTGGCCGCTTGTTTTTAGTTCCGTTTACTTTTGGAACGTTACTAGCCATGTTGTTAGTACCGGTTTGTCGCTGGTTAGAAAAACACCACATCAATCGGGTACCAGCCGTATTTATCAGCTTGTTTTTAGTTCTACTTTTTATTATTGGCCTCTTTGCGATTATTTCCGCCCAAATCGTAAATTTTTCGAATGAGTTGCCGCAAATGCAGCAGCGATTAGGAGAAACTTTAAACACCTTGCAAAAATGGGTGGAACAGCAGTTGGGCGTTGAACCCCAGAAACAAATTCAGTTATTAAAAAAAGCGGCCAGCAACTTATTTAAATCCGCTAACTCACAGGCTACTGCTTTGGTGTCGGGGGTGGTGGGAGGTTTCACCAATTTTGCCATTGTAGTAATTTACGTCTTCTTTCTCTTGTGGAAGCGCGAAAAATACGAATCCTTTGTTCTGCAATTAACCGAAAAAGAGCACCATAGCCAGGTAAAAGATACCTTATATGAAATTACGAAAGTAGCCAGCGAATATTTGGGCGGGCGTTTACTTTCGATGGCCATGCTGGCAGTAATCTACGTGGTTGGTTTTAGTATAATTGGGTTAAAAAATGCCGTACTGCTAGGCTTGATAGCCGTTATTCCAACCATAATTCCGTACGTAGGGCCACTAATTGGAGCTTTTTTTCCTTTAGTCATGGCTTTAACTTCCGGCGACACCGGTGCTTTTGTTCCCGTGGTATTAGTGTTAGTAGCCGCCCAAGCGATGGATAATTATTTTATTGAACCTTTTGTACTAGGCTCTAATCTAAGTCTGAGTCCTTTCATGACTATTGTGAGTATTGTCATCGGGGAGTTAATATGGGGAGTAGCCGGAATGATTTTGTTTATTCCGCTTTTCGCTATTATTAAGATTGTGTGCGATCATATTCCTGTCTTACAACCGTATGGTTTTCTGCTTGGAGAGGACGATGATGGTAAACCAGCCTGGATAGATAAAATCAAAAAATTATTAAAAAAAAAGTAA
- a CDS encoding PKD domain-containing protein, which produces MKKIFTPFFLIVFVFFNFTQISFAQESFSKVWDVTFGGNNADILQIHRPTKDGGYILGGTSNSPVSGSKTIGTKGNQDFWIVKIDASGNKQWDKTFGGSGFDFLQDVQPTADGGYIFAGTSDSPVSGDKTAAASGKFDYWVVKVDASGNKLWDKMYGGSSNEYLKVIRLTTDGGYILGGSSDSPVSGKTGFNKTTAQIGENDYWVVKMDANGIKQWDKTIGGSSYDFLQDIQVTTDGGYIIGGQSYSGATGSKSSASKGFGDYWIVKTDGSGNKQWDKTLGGNLDETLVGILLTKDNGYVLGGISKSGLNGDKSEASKGFGDYWLVQLDAAGNKQWDKTIGGLNNDYLQVITATNDGGILLGGTSNSPLGGDKTTNSNGNSDFWLVKTDAKGLKIWDKTIGGTDYENLRSVQQTTSGSIILAGTTSSATGADKSSSSKGETDFWLVNMANGGKEQPPVLNQQVDSFTLVNADTEQDIQTLASGSTLNLATLPTRNLNIRANTSTNSLDSVVFHLSGADTLHIGERNAPYILFGAVGTNYNAWIPILGNYSLTGTTYSTTSDSDTVGTPLVVSFTVIDQPTSTDGSPIANAGTDVTVTLPTNTVTLSGTGTDTDGTIKQYIWNQVSGPSASKISNTLVANPVVSGLVAGTYVFSLVVTDSQSNVSAADFINVIVNSTTTNAAPVANAGSDITVTLPTNTLTLSGTGTDKDGTIKQYIWNQVSGPNTAKLSNSLVANPVASGLAAGTYVFSLVVTDNQSAVSAADYVSVIVNNNTSSNSQIVSLTLINGDTDKDILTITEGIVLNLATLPTKNLNIRINTSATGVGSVKLALSGRWTINKTEGAPYTLFGDEKYSNGTVNYGGLALPTGDYTLKSTPYSGSNGSGTAGTPLTVNFKIINQATSAAINYSTISQVDSTSNANSSITNGHKMPEVNAAKPASLTSFPNPFQNQTTIQFTFAQEEDYKLEVYNLSGELVSLLKSGKAVAGETVQVSWNASQNKNGIYIIKLTNKQAVQHLRVMHTQ; this is translated from the coding sequence ATGAAAAAAATATTTACGCCGTTTTTCCTTATAGTATTCGTTTTTTTCAATTTTACCCAAATTAGTTTTGCGCAAGAAAGCTTCTCGAAAGTGTGGGATGTAACTTTTGGGGGAAATAATGCGGACATATTACAAATTCATCGTCCGACCAAAGATGGTGGCTATATTCTGGGCGGTACTTCTAATTCGCCGGTTAGCGGTTCAAAAACAATAGGTACCAAAGGAAATCAGGATTTCTGGATTGTTAAAATAGATGCTAGCGGCAATAAACAATGGGATAAAACTTTTGGCGGCTCCGGTTTTGATTTTTTACAGGATGTACAACCTACTGCCGATGGTGGTTATATTTTTGCCGGCACCTCCGACTCGCCGGTTAGTGGCGATAAAACCGCCGCCGCTTCCGGTAAATTTGATTATTGGGTAGTAAAAGTAGATGCTTCGGGCAATAAACTTTGGGACAAAATGTACGGCGGTAGTTCTAATGAATATCTGAAAGTTATCCGGTTAACAACCGATGGCGGCTATATTTTAGGTGGTTCTTCCGACTCACCCGTTAGCGGCAAAACCGGTTTCAATAAAACGACCGCTCAAATCGGCGAAAACGATTACTGGGTAGTTAAAATGGATGCCAACGGTATTAAACAATGGGATAAAACTATTGGCGGAAGCAGCTACGATTTTTTACAGGATATTCAGGTAACTACTGATGGCGGTTACATTATTGGAGGTCAATCTTACTCCGGAGCCACTGGCAGCAAATCTTCGGCTTCTAAAGGATTTGGTGATTACTGGATTGTAAAAACGGATGGTAGCGGCAATAAACAATGGGATAAAACTTTAGGTGGCAATCTGGATGAAACCTTAGTGGGAATTTTACTTACGAAAGATAACGGTTATGTATTAGGGGGAATTTCTAAATCAGGGCTTAATGGCGATAAATCGGAAGCATCAAAAGGTTTTGGCGATTATTGGCTGGTACAGTTAGATGCCGCCGGCAATAAACAATGGGATAAAACTATTGGGGGCTTAAATAACGACTACCTGCAAGTTATTACCGCTACCAACGACGGTGGTATTCTGTTAGGAGGTACTTCTAACTCTCCTCTGGGTGGTGATAAAACTACTAATTCTAACGGCAACTCCGATTTCTGGCTGGTAAAAACCGATGCTAAAGGTCTTAAAATCTGGGACAAAACCATTGGCGGCACAGATTACGAAAATTTGCGCTCGGTGCAGCAAACAACTTCCGGTTCTATTATTCTGGCCGGCACTACCTCTTCCGCTACAGGCGCCGATAAGTCGAGCAGTTCTAAAGGGGAAACTGATTTCTGGTTGGTAAATATGGCTAACGGTGGTAAAGAACAGCCTCCGGTTTTAAACCAGCAAGTAGATAGCTTTACCTTAGTAAATGCCGATACGGAACAAGATATTCAGACCTTAGCGAGTGGATCTACCCTTAATTTAGCCACGCTACCTACCCGTAACTTAAACATTCGGGCCAATACCAGTACTAATTCTTTGGATAGCGTGGTATTTCATTTAAGCGGAGCGGATACCTTACATATTGGCGAACGGAACGCTCCTTATATTTTGTTTGGAGCCGTTGGTACTAACTACAATGCCTGGATACCAATACTTGGTAATTATTCCTTAACCGGAACTACTTATTCTACTACCTCCGACAGTGACACTGTAGGAACGCCTTTAGTAGTAAGTTTCACTGTAATCGACCAACCGACTAGTACCGATGGCTCACCAATTGCTAATGCCGGTACAGATGTAACCGTGACTTTACCCACTAATACGGTAACTTTAAGCGGTACCGGAACCGATACTGATGGAACTATTAAACAATATATCTGGAATCAGGTAAGCGGCCCATCTGCCTCTAAAATTAGCAACACCCTGGTAGCAAACCCGGTAGTTTCAGGATTAGTAGCGGGTACCTACGTGTTTAGCTTAGTAGTTACGGACAGTCAGAGCAACGTAAGCGCCGCCGATTTCATAAATGTAATTGTAAACAGTACTACTACCAACGCAGCACCTGTGGCCAATGCCGGCTCAGATATAACCGTAACTTTGCCTACGAACACCCTAACTTTAAGTGGTACCGGAACGGATAAAGATGGCACCATCAAACAATATATCTGGAACCAGGTAAGTGGCCCCAATACGGCTAAATTAAGCAACTCCCTGGTAGCTAATCCGGTTGCTTCCGGCCTTGCAGCGGGTACCTATGTTTTTAGCTTAGTAGTAACCGATAATCAAAGCGCCGTTAGTGCGGCCGATTATGTGTCTGTAATTGTAAACAATAACACAAGCTCTAATTCGCAAATAGTGAGTTTAACTTTAATTAATGGCGATACAGATAAAGATATTCTAACGATTACCGAAGGTATTGTTTTAAACCTGGCAACCTTACCGACTAAAAACTTAAATATTCGCATTAATACCAGCGCCACTGGCGTAGGCAGCGTTAAATTAGCTTTAAGCGGCAGATGGACAATAAACAAAACTGAAGGTGCTCCTTATACTTTATTCGGCGACGAGAAATACAGTAATGGAACTGTTAATTATGGCGGCCTTGCCTTACCTACCGGCGATTATACTCTAAAATCTACTCCTTACTCCGGAAGCAATGGTTCAGGAACTGCTGGAACGCCTTTAACCGTTAACTTTAAAATTATTAACCAGGCTACCAGCGCAGCAATAAACTATTCTACTATTAGCCAAGTTGATTCTACTTCAAACGCTAATTCTTCTATAACTAACGGCCACAAAATGCCTGAAGTTAACGCAGCTAAACCAGCTTCACTTACCAGTTTCCCGAACCCTTTCCAGAACCAAACAACCATTCAATTTACTTTTGCTCAGGAAGAAGATTATAAATTAGAAGTATATAACTTAAGCGGTGAATTAGTTAGTCTTTTAAAGAGCGGCAAGGCAGTTGCCGGCGAAACAGTTCAAGTTTCCTGGAATGCCAGCCAGAACAAAAATGGAATTTATATTATTAAATTAACCAATAAGCAGGCAGTACAACATCTAAGAGTAATGCATACCCAATAA
- a CDS encoding DapH/DapD/GlmU-related protein → MADLDSNYSVINNVAIHKTAVVESTAVLKAPIIIGKNCFVGANAYLRGGVYLTEYVTVGTGCEIKSSIIFPHSAVAHFNFIGDSIIGSYVNFEAGSITANHHNDRVDKQISVVHNSILLKTGTEKFGALVGDHSKIGANAVLSPGTLLPPNTIVKRLELIEQKLY, encoded by the coding sequence ATGGCGGATTTGGATAGCAACTACTCCGTGATAAATAATGTGGCTATTCATAAAACAGCGGTGGTTGAAAGTACGGCTGTTTTAAAAGCTCCGATTATTATTGGTAAAAATTGTTTTGTTGGGGCAAACGCTTATTTGAGAGGTGGGGTTTATTTAACAGAGTATGTTACCGTAGGTACCGGTTGCGAAATAAAATCGAGTATTATTTTCCCGCACAGTGCGGTGGCTCATTTTAATTTTATTGGTGATAGCATAATTGGCAGTTACGTAAATTTTGAAGCGGGTTCTATCACTGCGAATCACCATAACGACCGGGTAGATAAACAAATATCGGTAGTTCACAATTCGATACTTTTAAAAACGGGTACCGAAAAGTTTGGCGCGTTGGTGGGCGATCATTCTAAAATAGGGGCGAATGCCGTTTTGTCTCCCGGCACCCTCTTACCCCCGAATACTATTGTGAAAAGATTAGAACTAATCGAACAAAAGCTATATTAA
- a CDS encoding SdiA-regulated domain-containing protein has translation MKKLFVLLLTFCTCFGLIFCENASKAHDSKQDKGKKKKDKRVAASSEVQILDKWDMPAVLKEVSGIAYLGPNRFACVQDEAGTIFIYNTATSQIEKQIPFGGSGDYEGITVTGESAYVVSSDGKLYEIADLEQDKPKVKTYVTSLTAEQNVEGLCYDKKQNRLLLAIKGSEINDPNFKGIYAFDLASKKLKSEPIYKIDLRDPTFASISSKKPNAHMQPSEINVHPVTGDIYLTEATKPKLLILDNSGKIKNLLILNTAEFSQPEGLTFSPTGDLFISNEGKKEAGNILKVKLP, from the coding sequence ATGAAAAAACTATTCGTTCTACTATTAACCTTTTGTACTTGTTTCGGTCTTATATTCTGCGAAAACGCATCTAAAGCGCACGACTCGAAACAGGATAAAGGGAAAAAGAAAAAAGATAAAAGAGTAGCGGCATCTTCCGAAGTGCAAATTTTAGATAAATGGGATATGCCGGCGGTTTTAAAAGAAGTATCCGGTATTGCGTATTTAGGCCCCAATCGCTTTGCCTGCGTGCAGGACGAAGCGGGAACCATTTTTATTTACAACACCGCTACTTCTCAAATTGAAAAACAAATACCTTTTGGCGGTTCCGGCGACTACGAAGGAATCACGGTAACGGGTGAATCGGCTTATGTGGTTAGCAGCGACGGTAAATTATACGAAATAGCTGACCTGGAACAAGATAAACCCAAGGTTAAAACGTATGTTACTTCTTTAACGGCGGAGCAAAATGTGGAAGGCTTGTGCTACGATAAAAAGCAGAATCGCTTATTGCTGGCGATTAAAGGTTCTGAAATCAACGACCCGAACTTTAAAGGAATTTATGCTTTTGATTTAGCCAGCAAAAAATTAAAATCGGAACCAATTTACAAAATAGACCTCCGCGATCCAACTTTTGCCAGTATATCATCTAAAAAACCGAATGCCCACATGCAGCCTTCCGAAATAAATGTGCACCCGGTTACCGGCGATATTTACTTAACGGAAGCCACCAAACCGAAGCTCCTGATTTTAGATAATTCAGGTAAAATTAAAAACCTGTTAATTTTAAATACGGCGGAGTTTTCGCAACCCGAAGGTTTAACTTTTAGCCCTACCGGCGACTTGTTTATTTCTAATGAAGGTAAAAAAGAAGCCGGAAATATCTTAAAAGTAAAATTACCTTAA
- a CDS encoding M48 family metalloprotease yields MKKILTKFNVSGLLAATLLICHSCATNPVTGKKDISFVSKQQEIAMGQQADPEVINQFGLYPNAQLQKFINEKGQKMVAVSHRKDLKYEFKIIDSPVLNAFAVPGGYVYFTRGIMAHFNNEAQFAGVLGHEIGHIAARHSAQQQSKTMLAQLGLVVGMVISPEFAQFGEQAQQSLALLFLKFGRDDERQSDELGVEYSTKIGYDATQMADFFLTLKREQEKSETEPIPDFLSTHPNPADRYETVKELAAEWKQKVKTPNLQVNRNSYLKMIDGIVYGEDPRQGFVESNVFYHPELKFQFPVPTGWAYQNSPQQFQMAAKDGKAIMALTLVPGKTLEEAAQQLLQKYQLQALESKKETVNGLPAYALVADQKPQQEQQQQQQQQTPTIRTLTYLIQYNGTIYSLMGISASTDFENYFTAFSSTMQQFRKLTDPAILNRQAERVRVKTVAKAGTLAQVLRQYNVPEKRLTEMAILNGMELNESVTAGSLVKVVQR; encoded by the coding sequence ATGAAAAAAATATTAACTAAGTTTAACGTAAGCGGTTTACTAGCAGCTACGCTACTTATTTGCCATTCTTGCGCGACCAACCCGGTAACCGGTAAAAAAGATATTTCTTTTGTATCAAAACAACAGGAAATTGCCATGGGCCAACAAGCCGATCCGGAAGTTATTAACCAGTTTGGATTATACCCGAACGCTCAATTACAAAAATTTATCAATGAAAAAGGCCAGAAAATGGTAGCTGTTTCGCACCGGAAAGATCTGAAATATGAATTTAAAATTATTGATTCGCCGGTGTTAAATGCGTTTGCCGTTCCGGGTGGTTACGTTTATTTTACGCGGGGCATTATGGCGCATTTTAACAACGAGGCGCAGTTTGCCGGCGTATTAGGTCACGAAATCGGGCATATTGCCGCCCGGCATTCGGCGCAGCAGCAAAGTAAAACCATGCTGGCGCAATTAGGTCTGGTAGTCGGAATGGTAATCTCGCCGGAATTTGCCCAGTTTGGCGAACAAGCGCAGCAAAGCCTGGCATTGCTTTTTTTAAAGTTTGGCCGCGACGATGAACGCCAATCCGATGAGTTGGGTGTGGAATATTCTACCAAAATTGGGTACGACGCAACGCAAATGGCCGATTTTTTTCTAACCTTAAAGCGCGAACAAGAGAAAAGCGAAACCGAACCTATTCCGGATTTTCTGTCTACGCATCCCAATCCCGCCGACCGCTACGAAACGGTAAAAGAACTCGCTGCCGAATGGAAGCAAAAAGTTAAAACCCCCAATTTGCAGGTTAACCGCAACTCTTACCTGAAAATGATTGATGGGATTGTGTACGGCGAAGATCCGCGGCAAGGCTTTGTGGAAAGTAACGTATTCTATCACCCCGAACTTAAATTTCAGTTTCCGGTTCCTACCGGCTGGGCCTATCAAAATTCGCCGCAACAATTTCAGATGGCCGCTAAAGACGGCAAAGCCATAATGGCTTTAACTTTAGTACCGGGTAAAACGCTGGAGGAAGCAGCCCAACAATTATTGCAAAAGTATCAACTGCAAGCTTTGGAGTCGAAAAAAGAAACGGTGAATGGTTTACCCGCTTATGCCCTGGTAGCGGACCAAAAACCTCAGCAAGAGCAGCAACAGCAACAACAGCAGCAAACGCCAACCATTCGGACTTTAACCTACCTTATTCAGTACAACGGTACTATTTACAGCTTAATGGGAATTTCGGCTAGCACCGATTTCGAGAATTATTTTACCGCTTTTAGCTCTACCATGCAGCAATTCCGGAAACTTACCGATCCGGCAATATTAAACCGCCAAGCCGAGCGGGTACGGGTGAAAACCGTGGCGAAAGCCGGAACTTTGGCGCAAGTCTTACGCCAATACAATGTGCCCGAAAAACGACTAACCGAAATGGCAATTTTAAACGGAATGGAATTAAATGAGTCTGTAACAGCTGGCTCCTTAGTAAAAGTGGTGCAGCGATAG